Below is a window of Podospora pseudocomata strain CBS 415.72m chromosome 1 map unlocalized CBS415.72m_1.2, whole genome shotgun sequence DNA.
CGGATGTGTGCGTGCCGCGATGGCGCTGGAGGTGCTCTCGCCGTTTGTAGGTCTTGAAGCACACGGAGCAGCGGTGGAGTCCTGAGGTGTCGGCCATTGCTGACATGAGACAGTAGCATTCCCTTGCCTTGTTGGAGCCCTGAGATGCCGATGACAGATGACATGGGGATTTGGGGAAGAAAAGGTCGGTAGCCGAAACCAAGACAGGACTGGATCTTTCAAAAATGCGGGGGGTGGGCCctggtggatgatgttgtCCGTCCGCGGTGGGGGCCACTTGACTGGAACAGACATCGCCCTGTTGTGCCAGCCAATCAGCGCCTGGAGATATGTCCGTTCAGGGGATCAGCGCTCGACCGAAGCCCCATAGAAGCGGCAAATTCCACGAgccgagggcggtgaggTCAACGTCATGTCACCATTTCACACTACGTCTTACACCCGACTTATAATATGGCAGTATACGAATGCTCATGACTCGATTCGAGCTCTATACCTAATTCTCGAGATGGGTTTGAAGTTCGAGCATGATCATGTGTTCAAGATTTACCTTTGTCTAGTACAATTGACAAGAATATATATgctccaacatcaccatgtAACAGACCAAAATATCGTGGTACCAACATGTATAGGTGGTGGCAAGGTCAGATGTCTTCCACTGCAATGTGGTCATCAGTATTTTCTTCTTTAAACTCCAATGGCAGAATGTTGGTCGTAGCACGAGCTCCCTATGTTGTTCAGAACGTGATAAGTGTCAAATCTGTACATGTGAAGAGGTTCGTTATGTGTTTTGACTGTGAGATCGTGACCTACTATCATCAGCATCCGCTGCTCTTTCTGTTATGACACAATAAATCATTCATTTTCACTGGTATTTATTGCTCCCAGAAAGTCGTTGCCCGAGGCCAATCTTCCCAGTGAACCCTGATGGGTTGCTCCAGTTAAGATTCATTCTCTTCATCCCATTCTTGGAGCATGATCAGGTTGGTCCCACAGTTATTCACTTAGATTGTATTGTTCCCAGACTCACACTGTACAATTGTAATTTTTCACCATGGCGGGGCCTATGATGGTAACAGGAGCAAGTCGGAGATCTTGACAGTTgaaactcttcctcctcatccccccaaCTCTTCTCCCCACCATCGTATCAGCGACCTTCACATCCCGAGAACTCAAAGTTTACCCAGTTGCCGTCATCGAAACCATCAAAGGAACATTCCCTCTTCACTGTAAGTCCAATGTGAATTATCGACAGACAGGCGTTTCCTGATGACAAAAAAGCCAAAGCTAGGTACTTCAACTTCTGCCTCCGCCTCGAATTCTCAACAAAGGACATCCTCGGCTAGATCGATTCCGCGCAACAATCCAATCTTAGCTTCCCAAGAAACCTCGACTTTCCCATGCCAATATTGTCGCCTTTCAGATAGCAACATTGACCTGGGACACACAGCGGCTCTTGCTTTAGAACCAATGTCCTCGAAATACCTGGATTTCTCCTCAGATATTAACTTTAACGCAGGAATAGCGTGTTAGTTCTTGATCCAATTTTCAGTATCAATCTCCTCACAACAATCTCATTAGCAGTGTTGGTCTCGCAACAGTACAACAGTTCAGCCTTCAACCACCCGCAGGCTTTGGTCTATTTAAGCAAAAACCCATCCCGACGACTCTCCGATCAAACCTTTCCTCATCATTCGCATTCATCAGCAAAATCTCATCTGTCCATCAACCAGCTAAGACTTTGCCACGAATACCAATACCTCACTCGGACCCAACAATCATCATGGATTCTCAGAGAGTGCTGTCCCTTTGGGACCAAGCTGCCCTCCGAGGCTACATGTCTGTTGCCCTCTGCTTTCCTACCAGCCTCACCGCTAAGCCTCCGGGACATGACATTGTTGGCCGCATCAGGCAGTCGCTCAGGCGGCTCGCTTTGGAGCGGGCAGAGTTTGCCGGCAATCTCACGGTGCAGCACACCAACGTTGTTCTCCAGCAGACCAAATCGGACTTTATCCCCTTGGAAGTGCTCCACACCCCCTCTGACGCCTCCTCTGACACCCTCTTTAAGATGTCTTACGACGAGCTGGCGGCTCGAGGCTTCCCGGCCAAGGCTTTCGTCCATCCCGACTTCACTCTGAACATTCCtttggaagaagggggtgaaCTTGTCCCGGTCTCTAAATTCCGGGTTTTCTTCCTCATCGAGGGTGGGTTCATTCTCTTTGTCAACCTCCACCATTCTTTTGCAGACGGATCCAACCTGGCTACTTTCCTTGAGCTTTTTGGCAAGGCCACCGTCGCTGAGGACAAAAATGACCCCATCGGTGCTTACCAACAACCAGCCAACGTTTGGCTGAGCCTTCCCTTTGAAAAGTGCGGCAAGGACTTCTCGAGCCTCCTGGCCAAGTGTCCGGAGTACGCTCTGCTGGACGAGTCTACCGGCCCGACCAAACCCATCCTCTCGACTCTCCCCAACGCTCCTGAGACCAATGAAGTTGGCAAGACTTTCATTATGGATCTTGACAAGATTACTAACCTTTTCGACAAGTCGTTGAAGATCTCGGCCTTTTTCGGATTTTCTGCCATCGCTTGGTCTCACATAGCCAGGGCCCGTCTCTCCGGCGTGGAACCTGTTCAGCAGTGGGCTTTCCGGAACCAGGTCCCGGCCTTCTGGAACCCCGCTGACTGGTCCAACAAGTTCAAGAAGCTGTTCGCCGAGGGGGAGTACGCCGACAAGAAGTACATTGATGCCATCCAAGGCTATTACGGTAACTCGGTGACCCTTCCCATCACTCGTGGAcccatcaaggttctcgaCCTTCTTTCTGCTTGCTGTTGGAATACCCACGCCTCGGGTCGCGACAGCCTCACCAAGATCGCCACGGCCATCAGGGCCGCCAACAAGGCCGTCAACGAAGACTTCATCCTCACCCGGACCGCTCTCTTCCACAACACCCCGGATATCCGCAAGCTAGGCATGAACCTCGACTCTCGTGGTCCCCAGCACTTGTCGGTCAACACCTGGGGCTTCTTGGGCACCGAAGCCAAGTTCTTCTTCCCCGGTCTCAGAAACGCTGTgaccggtggtgatggcgtgaGAGCTGAGGCTGTCTGCCGTGTTCAGGGCGCGTGGGCCAAGGCTCCTCACTGCCTGgttctcccccaccgccctgccatcaaccccaagaaGGAATGGGAGGTTTTGATTACTCTTCCGGAGAGATCCATGGAAACTCTGCTCGCTGACAGCACATTTATGTCTGTCGTCAAAAAGGTTGTGGAGTAGGGGGTTATTACCATACAGGGCGGCGTACTTTGGCGGTATTCTTATTCATACAGGGATGGCAGATTTTTACAGGTGCTGAACATAGCGAAAAGGTGGATAACTGATAATAATTAATATTTTTTATGAAACAACAATTCCCAACATACCAATGCATTCGTGATATCATGTCTATTGTAGAGGTGTGGCCAGGTTCAAGTTGCCCTAtttctttttgatgatgaacaTAGTAGTAGGATTTGACACATAAAATGAGGCTATTCTCGTCTCATCAAAACCTCTGTCGACCGGTGTCTCTCATTGTTCACAGAACACATCGCATGTGTATCGTACAAAGGGGGGTCgccagggttagggtcccCTTATTTTGGCCAAGAACACGCCAGGTGAAACGGTGGAAACGCCGACAGAGAATAGAGAATGAGAAACCAGCACACAGCCCAGCGCCGAGGTGAGAGTGAGTGTCACATCAAAAAATCCAACAGCTTTGTTCGACCTGCCATGTGGTTACAGTCGCCCCACAAAGAAAGAGTGCCTGGCGTGCCTGGGAAGGCGCAGCAGCAAGTTCCAGAGTGGAGTGACGTATTGGATCCAACCACAATGCGAGAGCCGATCAACGGCCTCCGTCTTTCATCGACAAGATGACGGGTAACGTCATTCGATACCCGTTTGTAAGGCGCATTCCATTCTTGGCTTCAATACAAATAAATACAGAAGGATTTTCCCTCTGGGCGATCCTCTGCCAGGTTCAATTCTCTTGCATCGTGAAGAGACCACTTTCACTCTTTGAACCAGATCGTGACACacaaccaacaaaccccaaccccacagTATCACCAAAAAAATGGCCGACCAAGTCCGCGCCAAAATcacggccgccgccgccaaaaaCAAGGAACTCCTTGCCATCCTCCAACAAACCGACCACGCCATCCCCTCACTAGAACAACAGCGCCGCCTCGTCAAGGATCTCGAAGGCGAGGTCAGAGCCTCAGACGCGCGCGTCGCAGCGGTAGACCGCAAGCGCAAAAAGGAATACCACGAACACGAGAAATACCGTGACTCTGTCCTCAAGCGCTTTGCTTACAAGGCTACCGGCAAGCGCGAAAAGTTTGAACAGagggctgccaaggaggagcaagagtATTTTGAGGCGCTTCAAGAAGAACACCGAGAAACGGAAATCAACAAGGACGTCAAGATTCAGTTGCAGGAGGCGAGGCGAGTGGCTGCTGACTTGGAGAGGGATGTGGCGAGACATAACGATGTGCAAAAGCAGTTGGATGAGCTGTACGGCAGAATCTTTGGCGGGCCGACACCGGGGTAtccggaggaggatgagcagGAGCGAGAGGCCAATGCAAGGACTCAGGCGTACCAGGCTACCAAGGGCAAGTCAGAGGCGGAGAGGCAGGCTTTGAAGATTTTGGGAGAGGGTCagttgaggatgaagagagcGCTGGGCTTcatggaggaggcgttgATGCACTCGAGGCGGGATATGTTTGGTGGCGGGACCTTTACGGACATGATGGAGCGAAATGCGCTGTCGCAGGCTGAGAGGGAGGTCATGTCGGCAAACATGCTGGTGATGCAGGCTCAGCGCATGAGCCCAAGAGTCACCAACCTGCCGCAGGTCAATATCGACCAAGGCAACTTGATGATGGATGTATTCTTTGACAACATTTTCACCGACATGGCGTTCCacgacaagatcaaggctTCAAGGGAGAGTGTGTTGCGGGCAGCCATGGCGATGGACGGGCAGGTTGCCGCTGCAAGGCAAAGGGTGGCCCAGTTCGAGGGACAgctgagggtggaggagcagagtATGAGGGAGGCTCGCGAAAAGCTGCAAAAGGTCAGAGAGAGGGTGTTTGAGACTGTGGCAGCAAgtacaccaccgccggcataTGAGCCTTGAGATTGTACTCTGAAcatttccttctttttttatgGATTAAGATAGATAGGTAACCTTATGCTGAGATGATGCGCGGCTGCTTCGCTGCCTttgtcccccctccccactctGCACGTCGGAAATATGCTTTGAGCTACTGCCCACCCGTTGACAGCCGGCCAGTTGAATTGCATGCAGATCGAGGTGGGCCTCTTTCCCGACAGCGATTTTCTCCCTGATGGCTCGCTCCTTCTTCGTAGTTGTTGGCAGATGGATGCGATGGTGCGTTTACCTTAGGTGGTAGCCTTGTTACAAATCTGGTCCCCTGACCCAGAACGGCTTAGCGACTCCGCCTTCTCCGAGGCCCGCCTGGCTCCTGCCTTCTCCTATCGAGCTCTGCTGTCCTGTCACTCGAGCAAACGAACGCACAAACTTGGCAGAATTTGCGTTCAAATTTCCATTCTTTGCATCTTTGttattcttttcttctccgttGCCCACTGTATTGCCGGAGACTGGCGTTTGTTTGGCTGTGTGACTGGAGGCTGCCCCCGGTTCGCGAAGCCGAGGCCACCCTTATCTATGCCCCGAGAGTTGCTACACCGCACATAGAGTTCTTAGCCCTACCTTACTTGCTTTCGTACCTTAGACTCGCAGCCACAACGTGCCGGCCGACGCCAACCTTGGCTGCCTTACCATCTGGACATCAGCATCGCCAGTCCACCGCGCGCTCCATCTCACATGCACTTGAGCTGTTGCTGTCAACATATATAAGGTAGCTCAGTTTCATCGCTACAATGCCTAGAGTAACAAGGCGGAGTACAAAGCGAAGTAAGTCCTCATATTTCTATCTGGGCGACCACAACTTCTTAACACCACTCGCTACACAgaggcggaagaggaagtgGCGGACAAGACGGCGGTAACTAGCACGAATCAACAATCGCTTCCCAATACAAGGTTTGGGCAAGCTTCTGAAGTTATCACTAGATACTTTGGAATCCAGGGTGTCCCAAGGCGGTTCACCAAACCGAGTAGTGATAATGGCTCAACGGACAGTATTCACAGCTGCCCACCAAGTTCTGAGGATGAgtacgaggacgaggtggccATTGTAGAAGACATGCAGTCTGAACCAGCACCCCAACTGCAAGAAGGTACCGAATCATCCACGTCACTAGTCACCGAGTGGCTATCCACGACTCCCGAACCGGACAAGGATGACACTCGCTCTATTCCATCGCCTTGGAAAACACGAAAGACAACGTCTGAAACGAGCACACTGTCAGCCTCGAAAGAACATCAGCCTTGTTCACCTCTCAATTCGCAAGACCTACACCATCAGAGCGATTCGATGGACATTGATCCGCCAAGATCGCCGCAACAGACATCACTCAGCTTCAAACCCATCGAACCGCCTTCAACCGACTTTGAGTTCCAGGTCCAGTACAACACCATTTCAGGAAACAAGCTGAAAACCCGATCACTCTCTCCATATGTTAGCGGCAGTCCTCTAGGCGGCGAATCTGAATTGGTTCAACGTCCTCATTCAATACCTCCCGAGCGAACTACACCCAACCTAGTCCTCGAAACAGTGTTGGGTTGCTCCGACTTGTTTAATAGAGGGGATGCCTCAGCTTCACAGGCTGACATCAGCGAGTCTTTGGTTGACGACCAACTTCATCTGCCAATCCTGCCTGGTGAACAGATACCAATAACTGAACATCAGATTTCAGCATGGAACCCTTCGTCTTCACGCAGTTCCAGTCCTCTATCGTCACCTCCCGACTCACCGACCATGCAATTGCTTGATATGATAAACTTTCCAGTCTCGGCTACTCCCTCAGCCCTGGAATCTGCCGACTCTGCAACACTTCCAACGACCGAGGCGTGCTCCGAACCCAGAACTAGCCCAGTGTATGAGACGAGCGTGCAAGCCCTAGATCAAGCTATTGTTGTTCCGTTATCCGCTCAGCCAGCACCCATCCCAGATCACTCCTATCTACTTCGGCCATCTGTGCAATCAGCACCCGCCCCGGTTCGACATGCTGTCCCTTTGAGCAAGATGGACAAAGTGCCTAGGGTCGCAAGTCAAGTCCCCAAGAAGCGAGCACTAGTTGTAGGCTCAAGGGAAGAACGCGACATCCTGGTGAGACTGTATGTGCAAGAGGCCGGCGAGCTGACAACAATAAAGACTAAGCTGTCCTATCTCGGTAATCGAATTGGACAGGTCAAGGGCGTGAAAGAGACCGAGAGGATGCTGAGAATTCTGGGGCAGgcggaagatgatggcgagtTGACACTGAGGTCTATTCACAGAAAACGGGCGGAGGAGATTAGGCAGCGAGATGCCAAGGTTGAGGGGCAGAATGCGAAACAGGTCAAGAGTGGTGAAGAACGGAGTGGGAGTCTTTCAACTTCTAACATTAAGAATATTGTTGGGGAtggcgctgttgctgctAAAGTTGGGGCTGCGGACAGCACTTACACTGATATTTCCATGACTGATGTTGGGGACAAGGTCGATGTCGACAGCGGTGCCAATCTTGAGCAACCCGCGGTTACCAAAGGCAAGACTGCGGCTAAGGAGGAGCATATTGAGGATATGATCCATGTATGCATGGGACTCTTTACAAGCCGGCAGGACCTGGCTAGGACGACGAAGGCGGCCGGGGCGAACGCAGGAAACGAGACGGCCGGGAATCCCTTGGAATCATGGGCGCTTCACACCTGCGCTAAATGCCGACTTTGGGcgatggaggaagaaggcatTTGATAGACTGGTACAAGATAGATAGTCGTTGCTcgtttcttcttgttgctctTCATTAGAAAGCTTAATCATGACCTTGGTACAGAATACCTGAAACATGCTTCTGGAAGCGACGCGCAGTCACCTTGTTATTGATATGTGATGATCTATTGATAAGTCACGTATAGATGCGATAAAGTGTACTTTTCTTCCTAATTCAGGTCACCACCCTGCTGTCAAATGTTCAGGGAGCCGCGGGGGCAGTCTCAACAATCTCCACATATCGGAGAGTGATCTCGTACTTGGTGTCGGACGGCGCCGAACTCGTCGAAGACATAAAGGCCGCGAGGTTTCCAACGGGGTACATCCACCCGCCAACACGATACAGAACAACCGGAGCGACTGTGTTGGTGGTTCAGCAAACTTTGTCGGTTTCTTGAAAGGGGATTGGGGCCAACAACTTACCGCTTCCATCGGGGATGACCCAATTCCAGCCGATTGAGCCTGTCTCTGTGTCCAGAGTCCACTGTTACCAAGAGGCAGTTAGCAAGCGTGACCCACCAGATCAAAAGGGGCAACGTACAATGTCCGTGGCGTGGCAAAACTGTGCGTCGCAGACATATGGTTCGTTGGCGGATGCTGTTGGTTTTAGAGGTTAGCATTCTCACCATTCCTCGGGGGACACATATGCAGGCGGCGGGGAACTCTTACTCAACGGAACGTAGTCCGTGCTGCCACTAAATGGTTATAACAAAGCACAGGTTAGTTTGTCTGGCTCAACAAGGGCAGTGCGGCACATACTAGTACGTCTCTATCCTGGTGGTCCCGCCCACAGTCCTGAAACCGAGCGCCCGGGTGGCCTCACCGCCGACGGGTTGAATCCTgatgccggaggaggaggtgcttTGGTCATcagggatggtgatggtaaAGCGGCGGGCGCTGTTTTGGTTAGTGGCGATGTTGGGGCTGGCAGCGTTGGAGATCCAGCCGACGGATTGACCTGTGGATTTCCTCAGGACTTGGATCGCAACGCTGATGGTTGTTGacgagggggcggggggggcGAGGGTCTCTGTTGCTGTCACGGTGGACACGAGAGTGGAAATGACGGTTGACGTGGCTGGctcggtgacggtgacggcgTTGTCTGGGTTGATgtgggtgatggttgtggtggacaGGGGGATGGCGCTGGACCTGTCGAGGCAGTGGCAGGCTGAGGAGATTCGGGTGTCTGGGTAGGCGTCTTCGCCGGAGGGGAGccaggtggggagggaggcaaGGGCAGTGTCACGGCGATGCTTCTTGTATTCGGTTACTGCGATCgcttgggaggtgggagcaACGGGAGCAGAGACGGTAACAGTGACGGAGGAGATGTCTGAGATGACTTGGGTGACGGTTGTGGCTTGAGTCACGGTGATGACTCTGGGAGTGAGGTCAGTTATCTGAGCTtttgagagaaaaagagactGCCTGACTTACACCTCCTCAGTGGCCGTGACTTCGGCGGTTTCCAAGGGAAGACCCAACACACTGCTGCAGAATGGAAGGGCCTCGGAGAAGACGTCCTCGGAACGCAAGAGCACGAGAAGCTCATCACTCGCCTTGCAGCTGTTGCAGCGAGCAGAAACTCCAGAAATGAGTGTGGTGGCGGCTTgtagcagcaacagccagcCGCTTTTGGTGACAGGAGCCATCATGTTTACCTAGTTACAACTCACTTAACAAAAGCGACAAAAAGAGGGATCAAACGAGCGACTTGAAGGCGATACCTTCATGAAGGAAATATATAAACAACATAAAAACCGCGGGAGTGGCGCACATTttgatcatcatcacctggACGCAGGGCTGAAAGGAGGTGCCAGGGTGTAAGCCGTTAGCGCCTCAGTTTGCAGGGCCTGGACCGCTGTAGCGGGTCATCGGCACGCTGAATGGGGAAAGAGGATTCCCATAATTCTGTCAATAGCGCCATCGAAAAGCAGCTAAAAGGCCCTTAAAAAGAAGCTTGGTGTTCCAAAATTGCATTCGCTACAGTTCCCTGTCTCACGGATATATATTTACACGTGTTtctctccccaccacctggGCAGGCAGCGTTCTAGAATATCACTTCTAGATCTCCTCTCTTGACATCTACACCATGATCAAACCGCCAAACACGGCCGCGAGGGCAGTCAAGCCCAAGACGTACACCGAGGAAGCCTTgataccagcagcagcattggtGTCGGTGTCTCCACCTTGACCACCagcattgttgttgttgccaccGTTGCCGCCCTGGTTGTTGAGGCCCTGGGGAGCACTTGTTCCATTGCCCCCGTTGGCACCAGTGTCAATCACAAAGTAGGTCGCCCCAATGGCAGGGCCGAGGCCAAGCTGAGTCCTCCAGCGGGAGAGCTATGTCTCATTGTCAGTTTTCACCATGGACATCATCATGACGAGAAGAATAACCTTACGTTCCAGTTCgcaacctccctctccatccccacacTCTCAAACCCAGCAGTGTTAAACCTGGCCGGCTGGGTGTACAAAGCCATGATGTACCGATGCACGCCCGAGTTGGCATCTGGCTTCGGCGCAGTAAAGTTGGTAAACGGCGCGCCCGAATTCGGCggcctcgccaacctctgTGCCGTGCTCAACACACTCGAGTTTTGCCCGTTCAGCGTGAAATTACCCGCCAACCAATGTCTCAGGTTGCGAGCGGTGGGGTTGCTCCTCGCGGGCGCGTCGGCATCCAACAGATAAATCAGGTACCGCGTCTGAGCGGTGATGTTGGTCGCATTGTTGAGGTTCTCGACGGAAAACTcaatggggagggtgctgatCTCGTTGACGGTGAGGGAGGAACCCGGGATGAGGAGCTCGCTGTGGTTGGAGTCGCCTTCGGTTTTGTAGGTGGCATAGAATGACACGGCTGGGTCGAGGGCAGGGATGACTTCGGGGACGATGCCCGAGTTGACAAAGGCGTTTTTGAAGGAGAGGGTAGAGACGGACTCGGCGTTGTCGTCTGCGAGGGAGACGCTGGCCAGGGCcaagagggaaagggggagggatttgGAGACTGTTGGATACATTTTCGAGGTAAATTAGGTAGGTATACTGATCAACAGCTGTGTAGTTGGAATAATAATACAACGCTAGTGTCCGGCACTGCCAGAATGAAACACTCGAAATGTCTAAGAAAAGATGGTACTGGAATTGCCAGatgaagagagaaagagaaaaaactTCCGATGGATGAAAAGACGTGGAGGTAGGTAGATATAAATCCCAAAACCTCGCTCAGACAATTGATCCGGCACACGAACACGGGG
It encodes the following:
- a CDS encoding uncharacterized protein (EggNog:ENOG503P43W), whose amino-acid sequence is MDSQRVLSLWDQAALRGYMSVALCFPTSLTAKPPGHDIVGRIRQSLRRLALERAEFAGNLTVQHTNVVLQQTKSDFIPLEVLHTPSDASSDTLFKMSYDELAARGFPAKAFVHPDFTLNIPLEEGGELVPVSKFRVFFLIEGGFILFVNLHHSFADGSNLATFLELFGKATVAEDKNDPIGAYQQPANVWLSLPFEKCGKDFSSLLAKCPEYALLDESTGPTKPILSTLPNAPETNEVGKTFIMDLDKITNLFDKSLKISAFFGFSAIAWSHIARARLSGVEPVQQWAFRNQVPAFWNPADWSNKFKKLFAEGEYADKKYIDAIQGYYGNSVTLPITRGPIKVLDLLSACCWNTHASGRDSLTKIATAIRAANKAVNEDFILTRTALFHNTPDIRKLGMNLDSRGPQHLSVNTWGFLGTEAKFFFPGLRNAVTGGDGVRAEAVCRVQGAWAKAPHCLVLPHRPAINPKKEWEVLITLPERSMETLLADSTFMSVVKKVVE
- a CDS encoding uncharacterized protein (EggNog:ENOG503NW7I) — protein: MADQVRAKITAAAAKNKELLAILQQTDHAIPSLEQQRRLVKDLEGEVRASDARVAAVDRKRKKEYHEHEKYRDSVLKRFAYKATGKREKFEQRAAKEEQEYFEALQEEHRETEINKDVKIQLQEARRVAADLERDVARHNDVQKQLDELYGRIFGGPTPGYPEEDEQEREANARTQAYQATKGKSEAERQALKILGEGQLRMKRALGFMEEALMHSRRDMFGGGTFTDMMERNALSQAEREVMSANMLVMQAQRMSPRVTNLPQVNIDQGNLMMDVFFDNIFTDMAFHDKIKASRESVLRAAMAMDGQVAAARQRVAQFEGQLRVEEQSMREAREKLQKVRERVFETVAASTPPPAYEP
- a CDS encoding uncharacterized protein (EggNog:ENOG503PZTM; COG:S) gives rise to the protein MMAPVTKSGWLLLLQAATTLISGVSARCNSCKASDELLVLLRSEDVFSEALPFCSSVLGLPLETAEVTATEEVVITVTQATTVTQVISDISSVTVTVSAPVAPTSQAIAVTEYKKHRRDTALASLPTWLPSGEDAYPDTRISSACHCLDRSSAIPLSTTTITHINPDNAVTVTEPATSTVISTLVSTVTATETLAPPAPSSTTISVAIQVLRKSTGQSVGWISNAASPNIATNQNSARRFTITIPDDQSTSSSGIRIQPVGGEATRALGFRTVGGTTRIETYYGSTDYVPLTSANEPYVCDAQFCHATDIWTLDTETGSIGWNWVIPDGSVAPVVLYRVGGWMYPVGNLAAFMSSTSSAPSDTKYEITLRYVEIVETAPAAP
- a CDS encoding uncharacterized protein (EggNog:ENOG503P842; COG:S); protein product: MYPTVSKSLPLSLLALASVSLADDNAESVSTLSFKNAFVNSGIVPEVIPALDPAVSFYATYKTEGDSNHSELLIPGSSLTVNEISTLPIEFSVENLNNATNITAQTRYLIYLLDADAPARSNPTARNLRHWLAGNFTLNGQNSSVLSTAQRLARPPNSGAPFTNFTAPKPDANSGVHRYIMALYTQPARFNTAGFESVGMEREVANWNLSRWRTQLGLGPAIGATYFVIDTGANGGNGTSAPQGLNNQGGNGGNNNNAGGQGGDTDTNAAAGIKASSVYVLGLTALAAVFGGLIMV